The following are from one region of the Panulirus ornatus isolate Po-2019 chromosome 48, ASM3632096v1, whole genome shotgun sequence genome:
- the LOC139763970 gene encoding uncharacterized protein has product MTRLCPLLLAVTLWNTALVPTIHSIHQVGSDVGTMVNQVVEQHLAPCHLVLVTTTQHSPVFTHILRQLALDNRAGVVVELSTLVSPELDPLLQRLWGEARPTCRAVILDLINTTFIHHTLRFLERCGLWKRPEARVVVVGGRADVEVVLLHHSLRNSLHALYLALADLQDLRPRSRWGFRTSLQQGNEGETGIYYVTRLSQEQTGPSLSWSSRILNTQV; this is encoded by the exons ATGACGAGGCTTTGTCCTCTCCTGCTGGCGGTGACCTTGTGGAACACTGCACTGGTTCCCACTATCCACTCCATACACCAGGTCGGCTCGGATGTGGGCACGATGGTGAATCAGGTGGTGGAGCAGCACCTTGCCCCGTGTCACCTGGTGCTCGTCACCACTACCCAACACTCACCTGTGTTCACCCACATCCTCAG ACAGTTGGCCCTGGACAACCGGGCAGGTGTCGTGGTTGAGCTAAGTACTCTGGTCTCCCCTGAACTTGACCCGCTCCTGCAGAGGCTATGGGGAGAGGCTAGGCCCACCTGTCGCGCCGTTATCCTCGACCTGATCAACACCACTTTCATCCACCACACCCTCAG GTTTCTGGAGAGGTGTGGACTGTGGAAGCGGCCTGAggccagagtggtggtggtgggcggtagGGCAGATGTAGaggtcgtcctcctccaccacagtctcCGCAACTCACTCCACGCCCTCTACCTCGCCCTCGCTGACCTTCAGGACCTCCGGCCCCGATCCCGCTGGGGATTCAGGACCAGCCTACAACAGGGGAACGAAGGAGAAACAGGTATATACTATGTTACTCGTCTGAGCCAGGAACAGACAGGACCTAGTTTAAGCTGGAGTTCCCGCATTCTTAACACCCAAGTGTGA